From one Candidatus Acidiferrales bacterium genomic stretch:
- the nagA gene encoding N-acetylglucosamine-6-phosphate deacetylase, which yields MPPLIIRAGRAFTPQEEILDAAIVVEDGKIASVGRRDAIHAPAGTKEFLARDMILVPGFVDIHIHGAGGHDVMSSTDEALSAVARTVAAHGTTSLVATTVTAPPDETRRCLEEIARFIKSPANTSAPAIPTAEIVGIHLEGPFISSTKRGVHPPGAIAKPSIALFDRYFEAADGTAKILTLAPEIPGALDLVERGYAKGLVVALGHTDATYEQAHTAIFRGARHAVHVFNAMRNFSHRETGVLGAVLTDESVTAEIIADGIHVDDPAIRLLLAAKGTNLVILVSDGISATGMPDGTYRLGTFDVTVSRGVCRNREGKLAGSTLTLDRAVQHMVHLGVPIIEAIRMATFNPARRVGLESRKGILAPGADADFVLLTQELKVANVYTRGVALS from the coding sequence ATGCCTCCGTTGATTATTCGCGCCGGCCGCGCCTTTACGCCGCAGGAAGAAATCCTTGATGCGGCTATTGTCGTCGAGGACGGGAAAATCGCTTCCGTTGGCCGCCGCGACGCCATTCACGCTCCCGCCGGCACCAAGGAATTTCTCGCGCGCGATATGATTCTCGTGCCGGGCTTTGTTGACATTCACATTCACGGCGCCGGCGGCCATGACGTCATGTCCTCCACCGACGAGGCCCTCAGCGCCGTCGCGCGCACGGTCGCCGCGCATGGCACGACGTCGCTTGTCGCCACCACGGTCACCGCTCCGCCCGACGAAACTCGTCGCTGCCTGGAAGAAATCGCGCGCTTCATCAAAAGCCCGGCAAACACCTCTGCTCCTGCGATTCCTACGGCTGAAATCGTCGGCATTCATCTCGAAGGTCCGTTCATCAGCTCGACCAAGCGCGGCGTCCATCCGCCCGGCGCTATCGCCAAGCCCTCTATCGCTCTCTTCGACCGCTATTTTGAAGCTGCCGACGGAACGGCCAAGATCCTCACGCTTGCGCCGGAAATCCCCGGAGCCCTGGATCTCGTCGAACGCGGCTACGCCAAAGGCCTCGTCGTCGCTCTCGGCCACACCGACGCAACCTATGAACAGGCGCACACCGCCATTTTTCGCGGCGCTCGCCATGCCGTTCATGTCTTCAACGCCATGCGCAACTTTTCTCATCGCGAAACTGGCGTCCTCGGCGCTGTGCTCACGGACGAATCCGTCACCGCCGAAATCATCGCCGACGGCATTCACGTCGACGACCCTGCGATTCGCCTCTTGCTCGCCGCCAAGGGCACGAATCTCGTTATTCTCGTCAGCGATGGCATCTCCGCCACGGGCATGCCCGACGGCACATATCGCCTCGGCACATTCGACGTCACCGTCTCGCGCGGCGTTTGCCGCAATCGCGAAGGCAAACTCGCCGGAAGCACGCTGACTCTGGACCGCGCCGTCCAGCACATGGTTCACCTCGGTGTGCCGATCATCGAAGCGATCCGCATGGCCACGTTCAATCCCGCGCGCCGCGTTGGCCTCGAATCGCGCAAAGGCATTCTCGCGCCGGGCGCGGACGCCGATTTCGTTCTTCTCACTCAGGAATTGAAAGTCGCAAATGTATACACCCGTGGCGTGGCGCTTTCCTGA
- a CDS encoding glutaredoxin family protein, which produces MTSEVTIYTTFWCGDCRRTKSFLKDRGIPFREVNIDKSPEAEELVMRVNDGRRKVPTLEVDGRYFANSPFDPYKLTEELKIPLNS; this is translated from the coding sequence ATGACATCCGAGGTCACGATATACACAACGTTCTGGTGCGGCGACTGCCGGCGGACAAAATCATTCCTCAAAGACCGTGGGATTCCATTTCGCGAAGTGAATATCGACAAGTCACCGGAAGCAGAGGAACTCGTGATGCGCGTCAATGACGGACGGCGCAAAGTGCCGACGCTCGAAGTTGACGGACGGTACTTTGCAAACAGCCCCTTCGATCCTTACAAACTCACCGAAGAGTTGAAAATTCCACTGAATTCGTAA
- a CDS encoding F0F1 ATP synthase subunit epsilon, with amino-acid sequence MLPEHIELEIVTPERYVLSETVDSVEVPGKEGYLEVLPGHTPLLTELGIGTLVYRKGSQLHYAAVMNGYAEVLPGRVIVLADVCERAEEVDVERARAAMERARAALGKGPSADDWDRANLALNRALTRLYAASKGGASSVAASHS; translated from the coding sequence ATGCTACCGGAGCACATCGAACTGGAAATCGTCACGCCGGAGCGGTACGTGCTGAGCGAGACGGTGGATTCCGTGGAGGTACCCGGCAAGGAGGGTTACCTCGAAGTTCTGCCCGGGCACACGCCGTTGCTGACGGAGCTTGGCATCGGCACGCTGGTATATCGCAAGGGTTCGCAGCTTCACTACGCGGCGGTGATGAACGGCTACGCGGAAGTATTGCCCGGGCGCGTGATTGTGCTCGCCGATGTATGCGAGCGCGCCGAAGAAGTGGACGTCGAGCGTGCACGCGCAGCGATGGAACGCGCGCGAGCGGCGCTGGGCAAGGGGCCATCGGCTGACGATTGGGACCGCGCAAACCTTGCCCTGAATCGCGCGCTGACGCGGCTCTATGCCGCTTCCAAAGGCGGCGCATCTTCCGTGGCCGCGAGCCATTCGTAG
- the atpD gene encoding F0F1 ATP synthase subunit beta, with translation MAENAADKKQMKTGRVVQVIGPVIDVQFEEGHLPLIYNAVRITNEGFDATDPIDIITEVQQHLGEGRARCVSLKPTEGVVRGMKAIDLGEGISVPVGRGALGRVLNVLGEPVDKLGPVEAKEHWPIHRPAPALDQQSTTLEMFETGIKVVDLIEPYLKGGKIGLFGGAGVGKTVLIMELIHNVAMKHGGVSVFAGVGERTREGNDLWLEMSEGGVIVPGNSEKSRAALIYGQMTEPPGARLRVGLTGLTVAEYFRDAEGLDVLLFIDNIFRFVQAGSEVSALLGRMPSAVGYQPNLNTEIGELQERITSTKKGSITSVQAIYVPADDYTDPAPAGTFSHLDATTNLSRQVSELGIYPAVDPLASYSRILDARIVGTEHYNVARLVKSTLQRYKDLQDIIAILGIEELPEEDKLIVARARKIQRFLSQPMFVAAQFTGLEGKYVKVEDTIRGFKEIVEGKHDELPEQAFYMVGTIEEAQEKAEKMAATA, from the coding sequence ATGGCAGAAAATGCAGCAGACAAGAAGCAAATGAAGACTGGCCGCGTGGTGCAAGTCATCGGGCCGGTGATCGACGTGCAGTTCGAGGAAGGGCATCTGCCGCTGATTTACAACGCGGTGCGCATCACGAACGAAGGATTCGACGCCACGGATCCGATCGACATCATCACGGAAGTGCAGCAGCACCTGGGCGAAGGGCGCGCGCGATGCGTGTCGCTGAAGCCGACTGAGGGCGTGGTGCGCGGGATGAAGGCGATCGATTTGGGCGAGGGGATTTCGGTGCCCGTGGGGCGCGGAGCGCTGGGGCGCGTGCTGAATGTGCTGGGCGAGCCGGTGGACAAGCTTGGACCGGTGGAAGCGAAAGAGCACTGGCCGATTCACCGCCCGGCGCCGGCGCTGGACCAGCAATCGACGACGCTCGAAATGTTCGAGACGGGAATCAAGGTGGTGGACCTGATCGAGCCGTATTTGAAGGGCGGCAAGATCGGATTATTCGGCGGCGCGGGCGTGGGCAAGACCGTGCTGATCATGGAGCTGATTCACAACGTGGCGATGAAGCACGGCGGCGTTTCGGTGTTTGCGGGCGTGGGCGAGCGCACGCGCGAAGGCAATGACTTGTGGCTGGAAATGAGCGAGGGTGGCGTCATCGTGCCGGGGAACTCGGAGAAGTCGCGCGCGGCGCTGATTTACGGACAGATGACGGAGCCACCCGGGGCGCGTTTGCGCGTGGGACTGACGGGACTGACGGTGGCGGAATACTTCCGCGACGCCGAAGGGCTGGACGTACTGCTCTTCATCGACAACATTTTCCGATTCGTCCAGGCAGGCTCGGAAGTCTCGGCGCTGCTGGGACGCATGCCTTCAGCGGTGGGTTACCAGCCGAACCTCAATACGGAAATCGGCGAGCTGCAGGAGCGAATTACTTCGACGAAGAAGGGGTCGATCACGTCCGTGCAGGCGATCTACGTGCCGGCGGACGATTACACGGACCCGGCGCCAGCAGGAACCTTCTCGCACCTGGATGCGACGACGAACCTGAGCCGGCAGGTTTCCGAGCTGGGAATTTATCCGGCGGTGGATCCGCTGGCGAGCTATTCGAGAATTCTTGATGCGCGAATCGTCGGCACAGAGCATTACAACGTGGCGCGGTTGGTGAAGTCCACGCTGCAGCGCTATAAGGACCTGCAGGACATCATCGCGATTCTGGGCATCGAGGAATTGCCGGAAGAAGACAAGCTGATCGTGGCGCGCGCACGCAAGATCCAGCGGTTCCTCTCGCAGCCGATGTTCGTGGCGGCGCAGTTCACGGGTTTGGAAGGAAAATACGTGAAGGTGGAAGACACGATTCGCGGCTTCAAAGAAATCGTGGAAGGCAAACACGACGAACTCCCCGAGCAGGCCTTCTATATGGTGGGCACGATCGAAGAAGCGCAAGAGAAGGCTGAGAAAATGGCGGCGACAGCGTAG
- the atpG gene encoding ATP synthase F1 subunit gamma, whose protein sequence is MPTLLDYRRRIRSVKNTQQITRAMKFVSAAKLRRAQEGVFRARPYAKEIRRVLRSAMQRVSEPQHPLLERREERRILAVVVTSDKGLCGAFNTNVLRKTSEFLREQHGKEVQVIAVGRRGVENLRRRRGKLAGEWQNVSMHVEFRHAEEISKRISEIYALHEADAVYAIYNEFKSVIVQKLVVEKLLPLDPELLLHERTGEKFATETAEHAAESAKLAGTVDYIYEEPPEEIFADLVPRYLETEVFRVLLESAAAEHAARMTAMDAATTNAGELITDLTLDMNRIRQASITKEIIEIVSGAAFAASS, encoded by the coding sequence ATGCCCACCCTGCTCGATTATCGCCGGCGCATCCGGTCCGTGAAAAACACGCAGCAAATCACGCGGGCGATGAAGTTCGTCTCTGCGGCGAAGCTGCGGCGCGCGCAGGAGGGTGTGTTTCGCGCGCGGCCGTATGCGAAGGAGATTCGCCGCGTGCTGCGATCGGCGATGCAGCGCGTTTCCGAGCCACAGCATCCGCTGCTGGAACGGCGCGAAGAGCGGCGCATCCTAGCGGTAGTGGTGACGTCGGACAAAGGGCTTTGCGGTGCGTTCAATACGAACGTACTGCGAAAGACGAGCGAATTTCTGCGCGAACAACACGGGAAGGAAGTGCAAGTGATCGCTGTGGGGCGGCGAGGCGTGGAAAATTTGCGGCGCCGACGGGGCAAGCTCGCCGGGGAATGGCAAAACGTTTCGATGCACGTGGAATTCCGGCACGCGGAAGAAATTTCCAAACGGATTTCGGAAATTTACGCGCTGCACGAAGCCGATGCGGTTTACGCCATTTATAACGAATTCAAAAGCGTGATTGTGCAGAAACTGGTTGTGGAAAAACTGCTGCCGCTCGATCCGGAGCTCTTGTTGCATGAGCGCACAGGCGAAAAATTTGCGACGGAAACCGCAGAGCACGCGGCGGAGAGCGCGAAGCTGGCGGGAACGGTCGACTACATTTACGAAGAGCCACCCGAGGAGATTTTTGCGGATCTTGTGCCGCGATATTTGGAAACGGAAGTTTTCCGCGTTCTGCTGGAATCGGCAGCGGCGGAGCACGCGGCGCGGATGACGGCGATGGATGCGGCAACGACGAACGCGGGAGAGTTGATCACGGATTTGACGCTGGATATGAACCGAATCCGGCAGGCGAGCATCACGAAGGAAATCATAGAAATCGTAAGCGGCGCCGCGTTTGCGGCATCGTCCTAG
- the atpA gene encoding F0F1 ATP synthase subunit alpha, translated as MATIKADEITKIIREQIENYQQVMAVEEVGSVISVGDGIARIHGLDKAMAGEMLAFPHEVTGIALNLEEDQVGAVLLGDYTAIREGDTVRRTKTIMSVPVGEGMIGRVVNPLGEPLDDKGPIATKQRSPIERLAPGVLDRQPVREPVQTGIKAIDAMIPIGRGQRELIIGDRQTGKTAIILDTIINQRGGNLICIYCAIGQKRSTVAQVVKTLTDAGAMEHSIVVAATASEPATMQYIAPFAACAIGEFFRDNGKHAICFYDDLSKHAQAYREISLLLRRPPGREAYPGDVFFLHSRLLERAAKMSKELGGGSLSALPVIETQAGDVSAYIPTNVISITDGQIYLESDLFNIGIRPAINAGISVSRVGGNAQIKAMKQVAGTLRLDMAQFRELAAFAQFGSELDKATQAQLGRGQRLTELLKQDQYQPIAVERQVLVIFAGTNGYLDSLPVEEVRRFEKEMYSFFDTNFSSLLKTLKEKKALDDALRGEISKALEQFKEQFVATLKPAEAPAAN; from the coding sequence ATGGCGACAATCAAGGCTGACGAGATCACAAAAATCATTCGCGAGCAGATTGAAAACTATCAGCAGGTGATGGCGGTCGAGGAAGTGGGATCGGTGATTTCCGTCGGCGACGGCATCGCGCGCATCCACGGGCTCGACAAAGCCATGGCTGGCGAGATGCTGGCGTTTCCGCACGAGGTGACGGGAATCGCGCTGAACCTGGAAGAAGACCAGGTGGGCGCGGTGCTGCTGGGAGATTACACGGCGATTCGCGAAGGCGACACGGTGCGGCGGACGAAGACGATTATGTCCGTGCCCGTGGGCGAAGGGATGATTGGCCGCGTGGTGAATCCGCTTGGCGAGCCGCTCGACGATAAAGGACCGATCGCGACGAAGCAGCGCAGCCCCATCGAGCGTCTGGCACCGGGAGTTCTTGACCGGCAGCCGGTGCGCGAGCCGGTGCAGACGGGAATCAAAGCCATTGATGCGATGATTCCGATTGGACGCGGACAGCGCGAACTGATTATCGGCGACCGGCAAACGGGCAAGACGGCAATCATTCTGGACACAATTATCAATCAGCGCGGCGGCAATTTGATTTGCATTTACTGCGCGATTGGACAAAAGCGGTCGACCGTGGCGCAAGTGGTGAAGACGCTGACGGACGCCGGCGCCATGGAGCACAGCATCGTGGTGGCGGCGACGGCTTCGGAACCGGCGACGATGCAGTACATCGCGCCATTTGCGGCGTGCGCCATTGGAGAATTTTTCCGCGACAACGGGAAGCACGCCATTTGCTTTTACGACGACCTTTCGAAACATGCGCAGGCGTACCGCGAGATTTCGCTGTTGCTGCGGCGGCCACCCGGACGCGAGGCGTATCCGGGCGACGTGTTCTTCCTGCATTCGCGGTTGCTGGAACGCGCCGCGAAGATGAGCAAGGAACTTGGCGGCGGGTCGCTTTCGGCGCTGCCCGTGATTGAAACGCAGGCGGGAGACGTCTCGGCGTATATTCCGACGAACGTGATTTCGATCACGGACGGGCAGATTTATCTGGAATCGGATTTGTTCAATATCGGCATCCGTCCGGCGATCAACGCGGGCATTTCCGTAAGCCGCGTCGGCGGCAACGCGCAGATCAAAGCGATGAAACAGGTGGCGGGCACGCTGCGACTGGACATGGCGCAATTCCGCGAACTGGCGGCGTTCGCGCAGTTCGGATCGGAACTGGATAAAGCAACGCAAGCGCAACTGGGCCGCGGGCAGAGACTGACGGAATTGCTGAAGCAGGATCAGTACCAGCCGATTGCAGTGGAACGGCAGGTGCTCGTGATTTTCGCGGGCACGAACGGCTACCTCGACAGCCTGCCGGTGGAAGAAGTGCGGCGCTTCGAAAAAGAGATGTACAGCTTCTTCGACACGAATTTCAGCAGCTTGCTGAAAACGCTCAAGGAGAAGAAGGCGCTCGATGATGCGCTGCGCGGCGAGATTTCCAAGGCGCTCGAGCAGTTCAAGGAGCAATTTGTCGCTACCCTGAAACCGGCGGAGGCTCCAGCCGCGAATTAA
- the atpH gene encoding ATP synthase F1 subunit delta yields the protein MSAIAQRYAAALADAVFQNKDAAKIRQDLADFVHIVGQSAELRNLLGTPAIGPDKKKAVIAELAAKMGSHAEVKNFFFVLIDHGRTGVLGEIRQSFEAEMNSRMGIADAMVASAHELSAEEKTRLTQTLEKITQKKIQAQYRLDPSLIGGTTVRIGSTIYNGSVRERLNRLRTRLESQ from the coding sequence TTGAGCGCCATTGCGCAACGCTATGCCGCGGCGCTGGCGGACGCCGTTTTTCAGAACAAGGACGCTGCGAAAATCCGGCAGGATTTGGCGGACTTCGTACACATCGTTGGACAATCGGCAGAGTTGCGAAATTTGCTGGGGACTCCGGCGATTGGCCCGGACAAGAAGAAGGCCGTGATTGCGGAGCTGGCCGCGAAAATGGGTTCGCATGCGGAAGTGAAGAATTTTTTCTTCGTGCTGATCGACCACGGACGCACGGGGGTTCTCGGCGAAATCCGGCAATCGTTCGAAGCGGAGATGAACAGCCGGATGGGAATCGCAGATGCGATGGTTGCGTCGGCGCACGAGCTTTCCGCCGAAGAGAAGACGCGGCTGACGCAAACGCTCGAAAAAATCACGCAGAAGAAAATACAGGCGCAATACAGGCTGGATCCGTCGCTCATCGGCGGAACGACGGTAAGAATTGGCTCGACAATTTATAACGGATCGGTGCGCGAACGGCTCAACCGGCTGCGCACGCGATTGGAATCGCAATAG
- a CDS encoding ATP synthase F0 subunit B has translation MMRRVGRLGAWLSAMAFMAALYAAPVLAQSNPADEANSTTGWVYRWINFGIFAAVLIWAFAKKTPPAFRHRREVIGAAIAESTRAREEAERQQREAETKMATLEKQVEELRARAKKESAAEVERIRALAQEEAKRIEQAEQMEIRAAERAAQLELKAIAARMAVERAEALLQQQMTPTVEAGLFRGFVADLQGSAN, from the coding sequence ATGATGCGGCGAGTCGGACGCCTTGGAGCGTGGTTGAGCGCGATGGCGTTCATGGCGGCGCTTTATGCAGCGCCGGTGCTGGCGCAATCGAACCCGGCGGATGAAGCGAACAGCACGACGGGGTGGGTCTATCGCTGGATCAATTTTGGGATTTTTGCGGCGGTGCTGATCTGGGCGTTTGCGAAGAAGACGCCGCCAGCGTTCCGTCACCGGCGAGAAGTAATCGGTGCGGCGATTGCGGAGAGCACGCGCGCGCGCGAAGAAGCAGAGCGCCAGCAGCGCGAAGCTGAGACGAAAATGGCGACGCTCGAAAAACAGGTCGAGGAACTTCGCGCACGGGCGAAAAAGGAGAGCGCGGCGGAAGTGGAGCGCATCCGCGCGCTGGCGCAAGAAGAAGCCAAGCGCATCGAGCAGGCGGAACAGATGGAAATTCGCGCGGCGGAACGCGCGGCGCAACTGGAATTGAAGGCGATTGCGGCGCGAATGGCGGTGGAGCGCGCCGAGGCGCTGCTGCAACAGCAAATGACGCCGACAGTGGAAGCGGGGCTTTTCCGCGGGTTTGTCGCGGATTTGCAGGGGAGCGCGAATTGA
- a CDS encoding acyl-CoA dehydrogenase family protein, giving the protein MPAFAGVDFLDFDSLLTDEEKLSRQTARKFVDDEVLPIIEQYNRDAKFPMQLVPTIAELGFFGANLKGYGCAGMSNVEYGLVMQELERGDSGLRSFASVQSSLVMYPIYAFGSDAQKEKWLPQLASGKAIGCFGLTEPQFGSNPGGMLTRAVHQGGSYILNGEKMWITNGSLADVAVIWAKCEDEKIRGFLVEKNTPGFKSWDVHGKWSLRASTTSGLSMSDCKIPAENLLPSVEGLRGPLSCLNQARYGIGWGGIGAAMACYDTALRYAKERKQFGNKPIASHQLVQEKLVWMITEITKAQFLALQVGRLKDQNRAHPSHISMMKMNNVSIALETARKAREVLGANGIVDDYCIMRHMTNLESVYTYEGTNDIHKLIIGERITGIAAFE; this is encoded by the coding sequence ATGCCCGCTTTCGCCGGAGTCGATTTTCTCGACTTCGATTCCCTCCTCACCGATGAGGAAAAACTCTCGCGCCAGACCGCGCGCAAATTCGTCGACGACGAAGTCCTGCCCATCATCGAGCAGTACAACCGCGACGCCAAATTCCCTATGCAGCTTGTCCCCACCATCGCCGAGCTCGGATTTTTCGGCGCCAACTTGAAAGGTTACGGCTGCGCGGGAATGTCCAACGTCGAATACGGCCTGGTCATGCAGGAGCTCGAGCGTGGCGATTCCGGCCTCCGCAGTTTCGCCTCCGTGCAATCTTCTCTCGTGATGTACCCCATCTACGCCTTTGGCTCCGACGCGCAAAAAGAAAAGTGGCTCCCCCAGCTCGCTTCGGGAAAAGCCATCGGCTGCTTCGGCCTCACGGAACCGCAATTTGGCTCGAATCCCGGCGGAATGCTCACGCGCGCCGTGCACCAGGGCGGCAGCTACATCCTCAACGGCGAAAAAATGTGGATCACCAATGGTTCGCTCGCCGATGTCGCCGTGATCTGGGCGAAATGCGAAGATGAAAAAATTCGCGGCTTTCTCGTCGAAAAAAATACGCCGGGATTCAAGTCCTGGGACGTTCACGGCAAATGGTCGCTCCGCGCTTCGACCACTTCTGGCCTTTCCATGTCCGATTGCAAAATCCCGGCGGAAAATCTTCTTCCCTCCGTCGAAGGTCTGCGCGGCCCGCTCTCCTGCCTCAATCAGGCTCGCTATGGAATTGGCTGGGGCGGCATTGGCGCGGCAATGGCCTGCTACGACACGGCGCTGCGTTATGCCAAAGAGCGCAAGCAATTCGGCAACAAGCCCATCGCTTCGCATCAGCTGGTGCAGGAAAAACTTGTCTGGATGATTACCGAAATCACCAAAGCGCAGTTTCTGGCCCTTCAAGTTGGCCGTTTGAAGGATCAGAACCGCGCGCATCCCTCTCACATATCCATGATGAAAATGAACAACGTCTCCATCGCGCTCGAAACGGCGCGCAAGGCACGCGAAGTTTTGGGCGCGAATGGCATCGTGGACGATTACTGCATCATGCGCCACATGACCAATCTCGAATCCGTCTACACCTACGAAGGCACCAACGACATCCACAAATTAATCATCGGTGAGCGCATCACCGGAATCGCGGCTTTCGAATGA
- a CDS encoding DUF711 family protein, which produces MTPLTLIQSRARCYPFACGILATVVFVLSFFFGATARAASPADNRPKVRAITAFISLDPAHYETQIAETMVALKKIKAAYEKAGFEVQTLRITTQPFPEYTRNLSDAQALDFLKRYDALAAKDGFDASIGAAMLSKGDDLREARLLGQIIASTKILEGNIVIAADDGIHWDAIPAAASLIHYLAVNSAGSLGNFRFAAIAMVPPNTPFYPASYQMNGNRSFAVGLQSANVVAVALASTRDPQKAQLAIENSLGKWAREIETVGERAGEETGWKYSGIDLSPAPLKDVSIGTAIENFTGQPMGSSGTLAAVALITGALKKIPVMRTGYSGLMLPVLEDSVIAQRWSEGRLSTDSLLLFSSVCGTGLDVIPMPGDTTEAQIEPILKDVASLAYKWHKPLSARLLPVAGKKAGEQTEFQDPFMVNAKIQPVP; this is translated from the coding sequence ATGACTCCCCTAACTCTCATTCAGTCCCGCGCCAGATGCTATCCCTTCGCCTGCGGAATCCTGGCCACGGTCGTGTTTGTGCTTTCATTTTTCTTCGGCGCGACGGCTCGCGCCGCTTCACCAGCCGATAACCGTCCCAAAGTGCGCGCGATCACTGCTTTCATCTCTCTCGATCCCGCACATTACGAAACGCAAATCGCCGAAACGATGGTTGCCCTGAAGAAGATCAAAGCTGCTTATGAAAAGGCCGGTTTCGAAGTTCAGACGCTTCGCATCACCACGCAGCCGTTTCCCGAATACACGCGCAATCTTTCCGATGCGCAGGCGCTCGATTTTTTGAAAAGATATGACGCGCTCGCCGCGAAAGATGGGTTCGACGCTTCCATCGGCGCGGCCATGCTCAGCAAGGGTGATGATCTTCGCGAAGCTCGCCTGCTCGGCCAGATCATCGCCTCGACAAAAATTCTCGAAGGCAATATCGTCATTGCCGCCGACGACGGAATTCACTGGGACGCGATTCCCGCCGCGGCGAGTTTGATTCACTATCTCGCCGTCAACAGCGCCGGCAGTCTGGGCAATTTCCGCTTCGCCGCCATCGCCATGGTTCCTCCCAACACGCCGTTTTACCCGGCGTCCTACCAGATGAACGGCAATCGTTCTTTCGCCGTCGGCTTGCAATCCGCCAACGTTGTTGCTGTGGCTCTGGCTTCCACGCGCGACCCGCAAAAAGCCCAACTAGCCATCGAAAATTCTCTCGGCAAATGGGCACGCGAAATCGAAACCGTCGGCGAGCGCGCCGGCGAAGAAACGGGCTGGAAATATTCTGGCATTGATCTTTCACCTGCGCCGCTGAAAGACGTCTCCATCGGCACGGCCATTGAGAATTTCACGGGCCAGCCGATGGGTTCGAGTGGAACGCTCGCCGCCGTCGCTCTCATCACCGGTGCTTTGAAAAAAATTCCCGTCATGCGCACCGGCTATTCCGGCTTGATGCTTCCTGTGCTCGAAGACTCCGTCATCGCGCAGCGCTGGAGCGAAGGCCGATTGTCGACGGATTCGCTGCTCCTTTTTTCTTCCGTCTGTGGCACTGGGCTCGACGTCATCCCGATGCCCGGCGATACGACCGAAGCGCAGATCGAACCGATCTTGAAAGATGTCGCGAGCCTGGCGTACAAATGGCACAAACCGCTTTCTGCGCGGCTGCTGCCTGTCGCGGGCAAGAAGGCCGGAGAGCAAACGGAATTTCAGGATCCATTCATGGTCAATGCGAAAATTCAACCGGTGCCGTGA
- the glpX gene encoding class II fructose-bisphosphatase codes for MENKLSLEFLRVVEQAAIASAHTMGQGDRHKADQVAVEAMRREMDTVGMDGTIVIGEGERDEAPMLFIGEKVGLAAKHKDNYPAVDIAVDPLEGTNLCATGEPNAITVLAASERGGLLHAPDLYMEKIVVGPACRGAVELDAPVKDNLKAIARRLDRLVEDLVVIVLDRPRHEKLINDIRSVGARIRLIGDGDLSAGIAAAVVGSGVHAVMGTGGAPEGVLTAAALKCLNGEIIARLVVSKPEQQERLAKMGVADAKRIYKTDELAPGKKIIFACTGVTEGNILRGVRFFGEGVRTHSLVLTYDDRQVRFIDSVHLNKRPDAKVRFF; via the coding sequence ATGGAAAATAAACTGAGTCTGGAGTTTCTGCGCGTTGTCGAACAGGCCGCCATCGCCTCGGCCCACACTATGGGCCAGGGTGACCGCCACAAGGCCGACCAGGTGGCCGTCGAAGCCATGCGCCGCGAAATGGACACCGTCGGCATGGATGGCACGATCGTCATCGGTGAAGGCGAGCGCGACGAAGCGCCCATGCTCTTCATCGGTGAAAAAGTCGGCTTGGCCGCAAAGCACAAGGATAATTATCCCGCTGTGGACATCGCCGTAGACCCGCTCGAAGGAACAAATCTCTGCGCCACGGGCGAGCCGAACGCCATCACCGTTCTCGCCGCCAGCGAAAGGGGTGGGTTGCTTCACGCACCCGACCTCTACATGGAAAAAATCGTCGTCGGACCCGCCTGCCGAGGCGCGGTCGAACTCGATGCGCCGGTAAAAGACAATTTGAAGGCCATCGCAAGGCGCCTCGACCGCCTCGTCGAAGATCTCGTCGTGATTGTTTTGGATCGCCCGCGCCACGAAAAGCTCATCAACGATATTCGCAGCGTCGGAGCGCGCATTCGGCTGATCGGCGATGGCGATCTTTCCGCCGGAATTGCCGCCGCGGTGGTTGGTTCGGGGGTGCACGCCGTGATGGGCACAGGAGGAGCGCCGGAAGGCGTGCTCACAGCCGCAGCTCTGAAATGTTTGAATGGCGAAATCATCGCGCGGCTCGTTGTCTCCAAGCCCGAACAGCAAGAGCGGCTGGCGAAAATGGGCGTCGCGGATGCAAAGAGGATTTACAAGACAGACGAGCTTGCTCCAGGCAAAAAAATCATTTTTGCCTGCACCGGCGTGACCGAAGGCAACATTCTGCGCGGCGTGCGTTTCTTTGGCGAGGGCGTGCGCACCCATTCCCTGGTCCTCACCTACGACGACCGGCAGGTGCGCTTCATCGATAGTGTACATCTGAACAAACGGCCGGATGCGAAGGTTCGGTTTTTCTGA